One region of Paenibacillus polymyxa M1 genomic DNA includes:
- a CDS encoding NAD(P)H-dependent oxidoreductase translates to MKILIIVAHPNLQSSRMNRAWTEVMRQQPETTVHVLYEAYPDQQINVSREQALLDSHDRIIFQYPLYWYSTPPLLKQWFDEVLAFGWAFGPDGEHLKGKEIGIAISTAGTAASYQPGGYNLFTIRDIAKPMEALANYVSAHYLPPFAIHNANHVTGEQITASQAAYVQHLATVRHVQTSDLITINK, encoded by the coding sequence ATGAAAATATTAATCATCGTTGCACATCCAAATTTGCAAAGTTCCCGAATGAATCGAGCCTGGACGGAGGTCATGAGACAGCAGCCTGAAACGACCGTACATGTGTTGTATGAAGCCTATCCTGACCAGCAGATTAATGTCAGCCGTGAACAAGCTTTGTTGGACAGCCATGATCGAATCATTTTCCAGTACCCGCTCTATTGGTATAGTACGCCGCCATTATTGAAGCAGTGGTTTGATGAAGTGCTGGCATTCGGCTGGGCGTTTGGTCCTGACGGGGAGCATTTGAAAGGGAAGGAAATCGGCATCGCCATCTCGACGGCAGGAACTGCGGCCTCGTATCAGCCCGGCGGCTACAACCTGTTCACGATTCGGGACATCGCGAAGCCGATGGAGGCGCTGGCCAACTATGTGAGTGCTCATTACCTGCCGCCTTTTGCTATCCATAATGCGAACCATGTGACGGGTGAGCAGATTACCGCGAGCCAGGCTGCATATGTCCAGCATCTGGCGACCGTGCGTCATGTCCAAACGTCTGATTTGATCACAATCAATAAATAA
- a CDS encoding TetR/AcrR family transcriptional regulator, whose amino-acid sequence MARSKEFEENVVLEKAMKLFWEQGYEKTSMNDLVEHMGIHRRSIYDTFTDKHTLFLKVMDRFGERINGRWAAGIKQSRTAKQALQFIFDSIINGEEDVPPGCMFVNSAVELAIRDEDIDEIATKAFAKSEKMLAEIVTWGQQNGEFTQQYEVKELAEYLQNALAGLRVMVRTSVPKEKLQRIAELNLRILET is encoded by the coding sequence ATGGCCAGGAGCAAAGAATTTGAAGAAAACGTTGTTCTGGAAAAGGCCATGAAGCTGTTCTGGGAGCAGGGGTATGAGAAAACCTCGATGAATGATCTTGTCGAACATATGGGGATTCATCGAAGAAGTATCTATGATACCTTTACCGACAAGCATACCTTGTTCCTCAAAGTGATGGACCGATTCGGAGAGCGTATTAACGGTAGGTGGGCAGCAGGCATCAAGCAATCTCGGACGGCTAAGCAGGCACTTCAGTTCATTTTTGACTCCATCATTAACGGTGAAGAGGACGTACCGCCCGGCTGCATGTTCGTGAATTCGGCTGTTGAATTAGCGATTCGGGATGAGGACATTGACGAGATAGCGACGAAGGCCTTTGCAAAATCGGAGAAAATGCTTGCAGAAATCGTAACGTGGGGACAGCAAAACGGCGAGTTTACACAACAGTACGAAGTGAAGGAGTTGGCTGAGTATCTGCAAAATGCCTTAGCGGGACTAAGGGTTATGGTGCGGACTTCCGTTCCGAAAGAAAAGCTGCAACGGATAGCTGAGTTAAATCTACGCATTTTAGAGACATAG